A section of the Mangifera indica cultivar Alphonso chromosome 12, CATAS_Mindica_2.1, whole genome shotgun sequence genome encodes:
- the LOC123192584 gene encoding pentatricopeptide repeat-containing protein At2g27610-like, which translates to MSLSRLLRHLGDTKCIPKGRALHANIITSGFHPDVYANNHLLLMYIKVNRMEDAQKMFDRMPERNVISWSALISSFSQKHMPNTALFYFRLMVFHGFEPNYYTYVGAVSACASISDGRTGKEIHGKLYRSGLELNSHVSNCLVNMYGKCGLLRSAQFVFDATLEPNLVSWTSLLSSYCQHGEHVHSLNLFVLSRKAGVVFNEFSGASVLGACAALGNLKVGIQVHSLVLKCCLEFDKFIVTGLINLYSKCGELEMACRVFLGLEQPDLSAWSTLIGGYVQFGKAGEAIDLFVKLYSSGLTPSERTFSCVLGAFADTKDVEAGKQLHSLIIKTGCSSFTFVNNAVLDFYSKCGLLEESMKIFEEMDEHDIVSWNALISGHVGLGHYEEAIEHLNNMLSDGHYPNLYTYSSILNICSDVPAIGWGKQTHCCIIKPGFVSNVVVGTALIDMYAKCGKLLDARKVFDFLNSKNLVSWNTMLVGYAQHGLGREALEIYSLMQRNKIKPNDITFIGVLSACGNMGLVEEGWHHFNSMITDHFIAPRMDHMAVMVSLFARSGQTGRAYEFIKSFPIEPDKVVWRCLLSGCKTHKDVVLGRYAAEKILSIDPEDAAALIMLSNVYAEAKMWDETAQVRKIMKEKALKKDTGYSWTELKNKIHYFSASHYAQFQGINLCEIMHGLTAHLFDSGYEPDAIFSLHFE; encoded by the coding sequence ATGTCACTCTCTCGTCTTCTGCGCCACTTGGGCGATACAAAATGCATTCCCAAAGGCCGAGCACTTCACGCCAATATCATCACATCTGGATTTCACCCAGATGTTTACGCAAACAACCATTTACTGTTGATGTACATTAAAGTCAACCGAATGGAAGACGCTCAGAAGATGTTCGATAGAATGCCTGAACGAAATGTCATATCTTGGAGTGCCTTAATTTCCAGCTTTTCTCAAAAGCATATGCCCAATACAGCGTTATTTTACTTTCGGTTGATGGTTTTTCATGGGTTTGAACCGAATTATTACACTTATGTTGGGGCTGTTTCTGCTTGTGCAAGTATAAGTGATGGGAGAACTGGTAAGGAGATTCACGGGAAATTATATCGGAGTGGATTGGAGTTGAATAGTCATGTTAGTAACTGTTTGGTTAATATGTATGGGAAATGTGGTTTGTTGAGGTCGGCGCAATTTGTTTTTGATGCAACTTTGGAGCCAAATTTGGTTTCTTGGACTTCGCTGTTGTCAAGTTATTGCCAGCATGGAGAACATGTACATAGTTTGAATCTTTTTGTGTTGTCGAGGAAGGCTGGAGTGGTTTTTAATGAGTTTTCTGGTGCTAGTGTATTGGGTGCTTGTGCTGCATTGGGGAACTTGAAGGTTGGGATACAAGTTCATTCGTTAGTGTTGAAGTGTTGTCTTgagtttgataaatttattgtcaCAGGTTTGATTAATTTGTATTCAAAGTGTGGAGAATTGGAAATGGCTTGTAGGGTGTTTTTGGGGTTAGAGCAGCCAGACTTGTCAGCTTGGAGTACATTGATAGGAGGATATGTTCAATTTGGCAAAGCAGGAGAAGCTATTGATCTTTTTGTCAAGTTGTATTCTTCAGGCCTTACACCTAGTGAACGGACATTTTCATGTGTGCTTGGAGCCTTTGCAGATACAAAGGATGTTGAAGCTGGGAAACAACTTCATTCTTTGATAATTAAAACAGGATGCAGTTCGTTTACATTTGTTAATAATGCAGTTTTGGACTTCTACTCAAAATGCGGACTTCTTGAGGAGTCGATGAAAATCTTTGAAGAAATGGATGAGCATGATATCGTCTCATGGAATGCCCTTATATCGGGACATGTTGGATTAGGTCATTATGAAGAGGCCATTGAGCATCTGAATAATATGCTTTCTGATGGACATTATCCTAATCTTTATACTTATTCTAGCATTTTGAATATTTGTAGTGATGTCCCAGCTATTGGATGGGGCAAGCAAACCCATTGCTGCATTATAAAACCCGGATTTGTTTCTAATGTAGTTGTTGGAACTGCTCTCATAGACATGTATGCAAAATGCGGAAAATTGCTTGACGCTCGTAAAGTTTTTGATTTTCTAAATTCTAAGAACTTGGTTTCTTGGAATACTATGCTTGTGGGATATGCTCAACATGGATTAGGGAGGGAAGCATTAGAAATTTATAGCTTGATGCAGAGAAATAAGATCAAACCCAATGATATTACATTTATTGGGGTATTATCTGCCTGTGGAAACATGGGACTTGTGGAGGAAGGATGGCATCATTTCAATTCCATGATCACTGACCACTTTATTGCCCCAAGGATGGATCATATGGCAGTTATGGTCAGTCTTTTTGCCCGTAGTGGACAGACAGGAAGAGCTTATGAATTTATAAAGAGTTTTCCTATAGAACCTGATAAAGTGGTTTGGCGATGTCTCTTGTCAGGTTGCAAAACCCACAAAGATGTAGTTCTGGGAAGATATGCTGCAGAGAAGATTTTGAGTATTGATCCAGAAGATGCTGCAGCTCTTATCATGCTGTCAAATGTGTATGCAGAAGCTAAAATGTGGGATGAAACTGCCCAAgtgagaaaaataatgaaagaaaaagcatTGAAGAAAGATACTGGATATAGCTGGACTGAGCTTAAGAacaaaatacattatttttctGCAAGTCATTATGCACAATTTCAAGGAATTAACCTGTGTGAAATTATGCATGGTTTGACAGCACACTTGTTTGATTCAGGATATGAACCTGACGCCATCTTCTCACTCCACTTTGAGTAA
- the LOC123192304 gene encoding copper transport protein ATX1-like, with the protein MSQTVVLKVGMSCEGCVGAVKRVLGKMEGVENFDINLKEQKVTVQGNVQPDAVLQTVSKTGKKTAFWGDETPAAAPAPAKP; encoded by the exons ATGTCTCAG ACCGTTGTTCTCAAGGTTGGCATGTCATGTGAAGGCTGCGTTGGAGCTGTCAAGAGAGTGTTGGGCAAAATGGAGG GTGTGGAAAATTTTGATATCAATCTGAAGGAGCAAAAAGTGACCGTGCAGGGCAATGTGCAGCCGGATGCCGTTCTCCAGACTGTGTCAAAGACTGGGAAGAAGACTGCCTTCTGGGGAGATGAGACACCCGCAGCAGCACCAGCACCAGCAAAACCATAA